Genomic window (Pyrus communis chromosome 13, drPyrComm1.1, whole genome shotgun sequence):
AGGTCATGAACTCATATATGGGGTAGTTGTTGTAATGTTGACTAATGGTATATGTAATGGGGTTGTGATCGTGTTTTGggttatataaattgattttgaagcAACTAGTTCTTGGTTTAATGGTAGTTGTATTAATTTAGCTGGTAATGTTTTAGGCTCGATTCTTCTAGGTGCAAGAATAATACATTTGGTAGTTTAATTTGATGTTGACAGCTGTCTCTACTCGTCTTAAGTTCGACTGACTTACTTTATTAGTATTTGTGATGAATTCAATACCTAGTTGTAACTAGCTCAGTTAAAGTAGTCTCTTAGCACCTGTCTTCACTTATCTCAAATTCAACTCACTTAGTTTATTAAGACCTATAACGAAATCAATATCTAGCTATTATATAGTTATGACTAGCCAAATTACAGTGACGTAATTTTGTCGTTGGTGTGGTGGCGgtaaaatatttatacaaaaatcatatatatttcAAAACCAAATATATCTGATTTTGTAAAGTCTGTTTCAAGCTTTGGCGTAGGAGTAGGGGTTGGGTTTGTGGATGGATCCAAGAAAGGGGAAtggaaggaaagaaagggagTTGATTAAAGAagacttttgttttttggtgaACGATTAAAGAAGAATTGGAAAGCAAGAAAAAGGAGAGAGGAAAACTCGAACAAAAGGCCCTTCCTTCTCCATGCTGTTCTTTTGCCCATCTCCCACTTCTAAGTTTCTGACATTTCTTATGAGGCCTTCAAACTTCATTTGTCTCATGGCCCCACATGTTGAGTTTGATGGTGGGATCCACTAAATAATTGGGACAAAGCATCTCTATGCTTAATCTTAGTTTAgcaataaaaaaatgataaggagactctctcaaaagtgagattttttatgaactttgtgtcatcttatattttttgtacaatgttttataatgttagcacgaaattaacgttaaattgttATGTGATAAAAAGTCCATAAAAAATCCGACTTTGGAAGGGTGTGCATAACATTTCTCTTTGCAGTTGTAGCTCAAGTTGGTTTGCTGCATCTGCCCACCAAAAGGAAGAAATGAATCATCTTAATTATACTATCTGTTTTTATCTCAGTTTGGTAGGAGTATCTAAGTCCCTAAATGTAAAATTTAATATCATAATATCTAAATATTGATGAGTGAGATTGACAACATTTCATTTATTGAAGGAGTACATTTTTTGGGTGCTGAAAATAAATGAATAGTGGGGTTTTCACAATTGACACTTTCATATGATGTTTTGAGGACATACAATTGATGAGATGTGAAAAAAGTAGTTAGCTAAAAAGTAAATATATTTAAGGGCATGTCTGAGAAAGTGAGGAGCAATGCATAAATGTAAAGTTGTGATCTACTCAAACCACATCTCAATCACAAAGTAAATCCAAAGCAATTATGCAGTACAATGGatgttaaaagtaatttttctTAGTTTAATATACATTGTCGGcgtattttttttacaatttaagGGCTAATTTGGAAgcttatttaaaataattgagagtgtttttggaaaaaaaatgttttttggttccaaaagcaACAGGAAATGCTTTTCAAAGTTTCACTAACATTTTTACTAATTAAAGATTGGTCTAAAAAACATATTCATCAAAAGCGCTTTCagctattttaaaagtacttccaaattAGCCATAAAGTTTCGAGTCTAATATGGTATcaaagttttagttttttcaTGAGGTTTCGTTGTGCCGTGAATCTGTCTCTACTTAAGCTTTTGAGGCTTAGTAGTTATCTAATATGATATTTCATGAGTTTTTGTTGCGTTGTGTATCTTTCTATGGTTAAAACTTGGATTCCATGAGGTTTCGTTTTGCTGTGCATTTTTCTAGGCTTAAGTTTTTAGAGCTTAATCTTATGGAGCACGGCAGTTGTCTAACAATGCTAATCCTTGATTTTCAAGCTTCCCAGTTACAAAGATAGCGAAGCCGACCTTCTTAAGTCTGTTCAGCTGAGGTTTAACAAATACTTGTTGAAGTGAGGGGTCTGCTGCTTTGGTAATCTACGTGCAAAATACGCAATATGTTAGCTTATTTTTTGGTTTCCACGAAACAATATCTGCATGGAGTTTCGTACGTTCATATGACATACAAAAAAATAGTATAATCTATATcaattttactattttaattAGCTAGCTGTGATGCTACAACCTGGACCAATCCATCAATGGGATGTATGTATTAGCTATGTATCAGGATTCTCTCCTTTCTTATTCTTCTCTCATCCAGTCTCCTCCctcccttttattttttctttctttctcgcTCCATAATAAAGACAACATAAAATATTATCATGGTTTAATCGTAATCATTTAAATATGAACAGACTCGAGAATAAGGAAAATGGAAGAACAGAGAATTCTACTCCATAGCTATAATTAGTTGGTTAATAAGATTATGATGATCCAACTTTTACGTACTTAAATTAAGAATTTGGCATGTGATGTGTGTGCATGCCAGTTGCCACCACTACCTTGAACTCTCACCCTTAAGTTATGATTGCTGCTTCCCATGATCCAATCAAGATCTCTAGCCACTCATCGATAGCACTCACGCACCAGAAAATATAAGAATTTggttatcatatattttttaatttacaaaaaaactaggttatcatattaatttgtttttattaattatcaCATTGAGGCAAAGAGCACCACTAGCCCTAGAGCTATTTTTGCATTGACCTAAGGCTTACTTTTGAATATTTCTTGATGACCTTGAAACCTACTTTTCGTAAGAAACCCCAAACCCTAATTCTGAAACTAGAATCTTCTTTTGGATATATGaccaatttttcttcaaatgtCTGAAATTTCTAAGTTCAGAAATGAACGGTAAAGTTTTACTCTAAATTATgaatcaaatgataaaaattactTAAAAAATTAGACTACTTGTTAGACTTGAACTACAAAAGACAAATCCGGAAACCAAATTGCACAGTTAACCTTAAAGAATTAGGGATATTTGATGGGGTAGTTGAAGGTAGGTCTAGTTGCATATGTGTCACTTCCAAATACCACATAGTTCAACGACTTCActcatatataatataattaagaTCATGGTGTAAATATATTAAGAGGAGCTAATTAATCAACAGCTATATATGTCCTTTGGTGAATACATTTTTAGTATCTTATTTATGGGCAAAAGATAGAAGAACAAGTAGGACAGGTCACAGACTAACAACGACAAGACAAACAAATAAGTAGATTTGtggttttttggtttagttATTTAATTATGCTTCTGAGACTGTTCACTGTTaatcattttagttattttgtaaaaatttttttgttaaattgaagaaatcactaGTTCAAGTGGAGGGgttcatttgacaaaaatactctcaatttaaCAAATATTTTTCACTGAAGGATTCAATTGATTTACTGTGGACAATCACATGGACCACTactatcaattttaaatctcaagaataaaaataaaaaattatgctaatctcagagaccattttagttaaaaaaatatatttaaattaattttttacagatatttttgactcacaaataataaaaaaagaagaatatatatatattcacgaATATGCTTTTAGGTTTGGTTGCATGGACTTATCAAATAATAATACGCTTTTAGGCTGTTAGGTTAGGTTAATTATCATTGTTATAATTAAAGTTACTCTATATATAATGTCAATTCCAGTAGAACATaacgaatatatatatatatatatatatgacggATCCGTGACattatttttttacacaaaTTTGGCACACGTTTTGTAGGATCCACTTCATTATGTATTTCAACAATCAAAATTGTCTACATTTTATAACATCATTTGTAGATCATCCttgtgaaaaattgaaaaaatctaaaattattaagacattcatttaatACCCAAAATTGATGAGACACATTATTGATGCATTCTACAAGTTTTAGTAAACACAAGATTGAGAATCATACTTATTCACATACATGACGAGAAAACGTGCCCTCAATTGCGCCCAAAATCAAGTTATTTTGGTAGTCTGGTATAATCTAGTATCAAACTTGCCAAAAGATATAAGGTTCGCTTGAAAGTGCTTTCAAAACAACTGAAatcatttttggtgaaaatatttttagaactaattcataataaaaacgcaaatgaatcttgaaaaaagcatttaaaatgtttttgaaatctaaaaatattttatccTAAAacgatttcaatcattttaaaaatatttctacCGAGCTCATACTCTAGTCTCTCCCTAAAATGAGCTTTAAGATTCATGATTGCTTGGAGCTAGACTTGTACCGTAGTCGATGGGTCAATCAAGAAGGTAGGTCTCAATGGAGATATGACCCATTATTCTATTATGTCCCCTCTACATGATGTTCCTACTATTTATTTGGTTTAAACTTTATTCCAACAACCTTCAATGATTAGACGGTGGTGTAGCATCAATCGTGCATgcttagattttttattttatttttagagaattttttttgacaatttctTGATTTATGCGTGTCATCTTTGCGGAAAGGCTATGCTAATTTTCTTTGTATCGTTCCAATTTTATCAGATGTCCCTAAAGGGACTGCATGCTTAGACCTTAGAAATGCTTGAATTAGTAATGTCCCATTCACTAATCATGTATACTAAGATTTTATTTACTTAAGTAGGAAGTTATCTCATGTATGTTAAGAGACGGAAACACACATGAAGGAGAAAACAaactttaagaaaatatatgaagTACTTAGAACTAACAAAAGATATAGCGCAAAACTGAATGAGTAGTGTTTTATATTTCATACAGCTAACCTCACTTAATAGAATAAAGCTTGGTTGTTAATTGTTGGTGTAAGAGACAGAAATAGACACGAAGGAGAAAAAGAGATGTGTTGTAATCATTTTCGTAAAACAATGAGTGATACTTTAACCGTTTCCATTGACTTAAGCAAGATAAGAAAATTTCTTTGATGGGGGAAGATAAATTCCAAACATTATGTCAATGGCCATGATGGTACAAGGaaagttaaaatttgattaacatGTCTAATCAGACATTATACAAGTTGACCCAAATTTGTGTGCAGGGTCACAAGTTGAATTGATGAACTCACTTTAAGTCTTACAAACTAGTAATTGGGTGCTAAAGAGCCCAACCTATGGCAACTTGCAAGCAGCTGTTTGGTCTTTCGACTTGTGCTGTCCAAGCATCTCGGCTACAGTTCTGCATCGGCATTGGTTTCCTGGGCGGATCACGTCACCATATACGGCCATTTCGATTATGTCAAGCTCCTTATCTGCAAGTAAAAGAGATGTGTGATCATGAGATACGAGTCTCACCAGTTCTAATAACGAACTAGCTTCCAAGTAGGCCAGAATGAACACCAAAATACCACTAGGTTGAAAGCAATGTGCCAACAAAGAAAATCACAACTGTGTTGACTCGGATAGAAAGGCAATCAGAAGTTCGTACAAATGTTTTTTGAATGTTGAAAGATTCAAATTACTCGAAGGTTCCTCCTCTTCTCCACCATTTTATGAAGTAAATCTTGCAATAGCTGGGGTCTTGGAGAAAGCGGCCCAAGTTGAAATTTTCCATTcccttttctttaaatttggaATTCGTTGAATGATTTACTTTGTATAATGAACAAATAATCAAATCTAGGTTTATGAAAATATTCCGATAACAAGATCTGCTGCTCTTTATGTTCAAAAACAAGCACTAGGAAGTCAAGGATATGGGGAAGGATCAGGGGAAAAGGTTTTTCTGAGAATAATTGCAGAAAGTAATTATGAAATTAAGTGGAAACGTTGTTATCAGAAAAAGTTCAGAGCAAAGGTATAGCCTAAACTACAGTGTGGCATTTTCACTTTGGATATAAGCTAGAGACAATGTACATCCCGCCCTTCTGCTTAGATAATTGATCATGAGTTAATGTCTCTAGACATAAAGCTCCGAACTTTTTCCATAACGAAAGGCATACTAGAACAGTAGTACGAGTGAACCTGAGTAATTTGTATTTCTGATTTCATATTTACACCAATAAGAATATGATATGATGTCAATTCTCAATCGGGAAAAATGATGAGGTTATGTAGCTCAACAAAGACCAAGCTAGCCAAACTTAACCCCTCAGTCCATCCTATAAACTAACCCACAACCCTCTTAGCACACCTACATTGTGAACAGTGACCCCGACTAGAACATTTACAAAGCATTGGACATACTGAGATGACTAAAACCAGTATTGTACATATGGACCTAAAACATATATTCTCATTGCGAATCTTTGGACACTTTAGATCAGAAAAACAGTTAACAAGAATTGTTCAAAATGGTGACAAATTGCGGATGACACCCATAATTGTTATCAATGGAACGTAGGAGCATCAGGTCACGTAGATTCACGAAACACGTTCTAAACTTTGATTATAATCATGTGCACTCGACTTGAAAACAATCGCCCCTAAAATCATTAGATACGAACAACAATGATGAATTGTGTTTATGATTCAAAGACAAAACCATTATGCTCGACCCAATAACCACAATTCTGGGTTCCAAACTAAATAGATCAGAACTCCGAATCTAATAGTAACAGTGAAGAAGAGAACGCGAAAAACTTACCTGTAAACTTGACATCACAAGAGTAACCTTTCAATATATTTGTATCGATTTTGTCTTTGTCTGATTTGAATCTGTTTACCCTTGTTTGAAGAATCTGACAATTTTCTTCTGTGGATTCACCACCTAcaacacaaccccaaatctcgATTAACTCAAACACCAAATTCGCTGACAGATTAAAGCCCACATTTGCATGGTTACTGCTGAGGAACAGCAAAGAAAAAACTTCCGAAAATTTTTGCCTCATAACGCCACGATTTTGAATTTGAACAAttcaaaaagtgaaaaaataaagtaaattacATATCAATTAGAGTCAGCTATGAGAGCAAGtgattttcaaaaataaaacccaataaAAGCACAAATAACAATATCGAAATTCAGCTCAATTAAGTAGTATATGCACTAAAATGCTAAATTTCAAAATACCCAGttcaaaaatcataaaaaaccaATCAAATAATTGAAACTTGGCAACAAAATTGCTAAAATTCAAGATACCCAGTTCAGAATTCATGACAATCAatcaaaagattgaaactttgtgGAAAGAATTTGAAACTATCTAGTTGAAAAGAGAGGAAGTTCTGACCTTTGGAGAAGGGAACGATGTGATCGTACTCGAAGCAGAGGCAGCCCTGGCAGTTGCAGAAGCGCTTACAGACGACGTTGCCGGCGGCGTCTTGCCGCCACCGCTCAGGGTGTCGACCCGGCACCACATCCGCGTTTGCCCAGCACTTGCTCTTCGTTTTTGAATCGAAGAACCGTGGTCTTTCGTCACCCTTGCTCTTCGGCGAAGAACTCatccccccctctctctctctcttcttgaaCCGGAAGAGACACAGAATTTGAgagtttctagagagagaaactttGCCATGTCAGATCGCTGACGTGGTCCCGACCGCCAATCATATTGTACCACTTGTAATAACCTCCCGCCACTTTCTTAGTTCTGATCTGATCCAACGGTTAAGGATGACACCCTCAGTCGCTCCCCTGTTTTGCTTTTTCACTTGTTTAGGGTAATGTATTTACTTACAGACAATAAGAACTGAAATCTGATTAATTCTTGAGTTTTCTGCGTTTATTAAAATAGAGGTAAGTGAACCacctcttaattttttttagtatttacTTACAAGTGTAGAAtcataaaattttaagttttttcttGAAATCCCTAATCACATacttaaaaattaagaattaaattGACAAGAGATGACTAGTTGGTTTGAATCTCTTTCCTTACTTCTCCTattgtttgcagatttttttGCGGGAAGTGATTTCTGCACATACTTTTTACCGatagtttgaactttgaacacTAACTTTTTGTTCTCTCTTAAATTCTTGCCCAATCTGATGAAAAAGCTAGGAGTCTGCatgaatcattttctttttcttttgtttctgcagtttcgttttgttttgtgttc
Coding sequences:
- the LOC137713143 gene encoding uncharacterized protein, coding for MSSSPKSKGDERPRFFDSKTKSKCWANADVVPGRHPERWRQDAAGNVVCKRFCNCQGCLCFEYDHIVPFSKGGESTEENCQILQTRVNRFKSDKDKIDTNILKGYSCDVKFTDKELDIIEMAVYGDVIRPGNQCRCRTVAEMLGQHKSKDQTAACKLP